The following proteins come from a genomic window of Pseudomonas cichorii:
- a CDS encoding energy transducer TonB yields MGNVQTAASAHEVPWRQTPSGELVDLGRPFRGPLAQSRLQRTPKPVLGRREGILLGAFALVLHGAVIYWLSQTPTPVLPIVPPEIPPMTIEFSQPAPPVVETPPPPPEPIVQPVVEPPPPVEDELAVKPPPKPKPKPVVKPPTPKPVAKPVEQPPAPPAPPQPIAAPAPPAPPAPAPVTPASASAGYLRNPAPEYPSLAMRRGWEGTVLLRVHVLASGKPGEIQIQKSSGRDSLDEAAVTAVKRWSFVPAKQGDVAQDGWVSVPIDFKIK; encoded by the coding sequence ATGGGCAATGTCCAGACCGCAGCCAGTGCACATGAAGTGCCTTGGCGCCAAACGCCGAGCGGCGAATTGGTCGATCTGGGGCGTCCTTTTCGGGGACCCTTGGCGCAATCGCGGTTGCAGCGCACGCCCAAGCCTGTTCTGGGACGTCGGGAAGGCATTCTGCTGGGTGCATTTGCCTTGGTGCTGCATGGTGCAGTGATTTACTGGCTGAGCCAGACTCCAACCCCTGTTCTGCCGATCGTCCCGCCGGAAATTCCGCCGATGACCATCGAATTTTCCCAGCCCGCGCCGCCCGTGGTTGAAACGCCGCCACCGCCGCCCGAGCCAATCGTTCAACCTGTGGTCGAGCCGCCGCCTCCCGTTGAGGATGAGCTGGCCGTCAAGCCACCGCCCAAGCCAAAACCCAAGCCGGTCGTCAAACCGCCGACTCCAAAGCCTGTTGCCAAGCCCGTTGAGCAGCCGCCCGCACCACCTGCACCGCCACAACCGATTGCAGCGCCTGCGCCACCGGCACCGCCTGCGCCAGCACCCGTGACGCCGGCTTCGGCCAGCGCCGGTTACCTGCGCAATCCGGCTCCGGAATATCCATCGCTGGCCATGCGCCGCGGTTGGGAAGGGACGGTCCTGTTGCGAGTGCATGTACTGGCCAGCGGCAAACCGGGCGAGATTCAGATTCAGAAAAGCAGTGGTCGTGATTCGCTCGACGAAGCCGCAGTAACGGCAGTCAAGCGCTGGAGCTTCGTTCCCGCCAAGCAGGGCGATGTCGCCCAGGATGGCTGGGTCAGCGTGCCCATCGACTTCAAGATCAAATAA
- a CDS encoding MotA/TolQ/ExbB proton channel family protein, whose protein sequence is MNLLASPFESIEHAVIWLLVVFSVATWGLALLKGVQFSRLKSQDRKFHKQFWAASSLDSAAELAQQQPGAAARVAQAGYAAIQVHEGGQQTDLSQSINHQDRLERALRQQIVRERRSLETGLAVLASIGSTSPFIGLFGTVWGIMTALQGISAAGSASLETVAGPIGAALVATGVGIAVAVPAVLVYNYFLRRLKLTAADLDDFAHDFYSLAQKNSFRVLLHPVLTKNGAGASQKVKEAS, encoded by the coding sequence ATGAATCTACTGGCATCCCCTTTTGAATCCATCGAACACGCCGTCATCTGGCTGCTGGTGGTCTTTTCCGTCGCGACCTGGGGCCTGGCCTTGCTCAAGGGCGTACAGTTTTCACGTCTGAAATCCCAGGATCGCAAGTTCCACAAGCAGTTCTGGGCGGCCTCCAGCCTGGATTCGGCCGCTGAACTGGCTCAGCAACAGCCTGGTGCTGCCGCTCGTGTTGCCCAGGCCGGTTATGCCGCCATCCAGGTTCATGAAGGCGGTCAGCAGACCGACCTGAGCCAGTCGATCAATCATCAGGATCGCCTGGAGCGCGCCTTGCGCCAGCAGATCGTGCGTGAACGTCGCTCGCTGGAAACCGGCCTGGCTGTTCTGGCCAGTATCGGCAGCACCTCGCCCTTCATCGGCCTGTTCGGTACGGTGTGGGGCATCATGACTGCACTTCAGGGCATCAGCGCAGCGGGTTCCGCCAGCCTGGAAACGGTGGCCGGTCCTATCGGTGCTGCACTGGTCGCTACCGGTGTCGGTATCGCGGTCGCGGTACCTGCGGTACTGGTTTACAACTACTTCCTGCGTCGCCTGAAACTGACTGCCGCCGACCTGGACGACTTTGCCCATGACTTCTACAGCCTGGCGCAGAAAAACTCTTTCCGTGTCCTGCTGCACCCGGTTCTGACCAAGAATGGCGCCGGTGCCAGCCAGAAAGTGAAGGAGGCGTCCTGA
- a CDS encoding flavin reductase family protein translates to MIEPGIYKEVMASFPSGVTIVTTLDAEGGLVGITASAFSALSIDPALVLFCPNYASDTYPVLRDSKKFAIHLLSAEQQAEAYAFASKGKDKTKGIEWHLSELGNPLLSKATAIIECELWREYDGGDHAIIVGAVKNLILPETPATPMLYYRGKLGALPPFA, encoded by the coding sequence ATGATAGAACCCGGCATTTATAAAGAAGTCATGGCGTCCTTTCCTTCGGGCGTGACCATCGTCACCACACTGGACGCCGAAGGCGGTCTGGTAGGCATCACCGCCAGCGCTTTCAGCGCGCTATCCATCGACCCGGCACTGGTGCTGTTCTGCCCGAACTACGCCAGCGACACTTACCCTGTGCTGCGCGACAGTAAAAAGTTCGCGATCCATTTGCTCTCTGCCGAGCAGCAGGCTGAAGCCTATGCGTTCGCCAGCAAGGGCAAGGACAAGACCAAGGGTATCGAATGGCACCTGAGCGAGCTCGGCAACCCGTTGCTGAGCAAGGCGACGGCGATCATCGAGTGCGAACTGTGGCGCGAATATGACGGCGGCGATCACGCCATCATCGTCGGCGCGGTGAAAAACCTGATCCTGCCGGAAACACCTGCTACACCGATGCTCTACTACCGCGGCAAACTGGGGGCTCTGCCACCTTTTGCATGA
- a CDS encoding ABC transporter permease — protein MLLTPNAMSTRLRVGLYLTTGVIALFLLLPILFIVLLSFGSSQWLVFPPPGWTLKWYQQFFSNPEWMQAAMSSFKVAVLTTISAVALGLPTAFALVRGRFPGRDMLYGIFTLPMIVPLVIIAVAVYALFLKLGYTGTLFSFVVSHVIVALPFTIISIINSLKLFDQSIEDAAVICGASRIQAVIKVTFPAIRPGMIAGALFAFLVSWDEVVLSVMMASPTLQTLPVKMWTTLRQDLTPVIAVASTLLIALSVLVMFIAATLRRRNEARSTS, from the coding sequence ATGCTCCTGACTCCCAATGCCATGAGCACGCGCCTGCGGGTCGGTCTGTACCTGACCACCGGGGTGATCGCGCTGTTTCTGTTGCTGCCGATCCTGTTCATCGTGCTGCTTTCGTTCGGCTCATCCCAGTGGCTGGTCTTCCCGCCACCGGGCTGGACCCTGAAGTGGTATCAGCAGTTCTTCTCCAATCCGGAATGGATGCAGGCGGCGATGTCAAGCTTCAAGGTCGCCGTACTGACCACCATCAGCGCCGTCGCTCTGGGCCTGCCCACAGCCTTTGCGCTGGTGCGTGGACGTTTTCCGGGCCGTGACATGCTGTACGGCATCTTTACCCTGCCGATGATCGTGCCGCTGGTGATCATTGCCGTGGCCGTGTATGCGCTGTTTCTCAAGCTTGGCTACACCGGCACGCTGTTTTCCTTCGTGGTCAGCCATGTGATCGTGGCGCTGCCATTTACCATCATCTCGATCATCAACTCGCTGAAACTGTTTGACCAGTCCATCGAGGATGCCGCCGTGATCTGCGGCGCATCGCGAATCCAGGCAGTGATCAAGGTCACCTTTCCGGCCATTCGTCCCGGCATGATCGCCGGCGCGTTGTTCGCGTTCCTGGTGTCGTGGGACGAGGTGGTCCTGAGCGTGATGATGGCCAGCCCGACCCTGCAAACCCTACCCGTCAAAATGTGGACCACTTTGCGTCAGGATCTGACCCCGGTCATTGCAGTCGCTTCGACGCTGCTGATCGCCCTGTCGGTGCTGGTCATGTTCATCGCCGCGACCCTGCGTCGCCGCAACGAAGCCAGGAGTACCTCATGA
- a CDS encoding ExbD/TolR family protein — protein MAFSTQDNDEVLSEINVTPLVDVMLVLLVVFIVTAPLLTNSIPINLPKTEAVAPAEQKDPLVVSIDGQGKVFINKDEIQADLLETNLQAAKAKDAQVRVQLQADNGVNYGEVARAMASIERAGITKLSVITAK, from the coding sequence ATGGCCTTCTCCACTCAAGACAATGATGAAGTGCTCAGCGAAATCAACGTAACGCCTCTGGTGGACGTGATGCTGGTACTGCTGGTGGTGTTCATCGTGACCGCGCCGCTGCTGACCAACTCGATCCCGATCAACCTGCCCAAGACCGAAGCGGTCGCTCCGGCAGAGCAGAAGGACCCGCTGGTAGTGAGCATTGACGGACAAGGCAAGGTGTTCATCAACAAGGACGAGATTCAGGCAGACCTGCTGGAAACCAACCTTCAGGCCGCCAAGGCCAAGGATGCGCAGGTTCGTGTGCAACTTCAGGCAGACAACGGCGTGAACTACGGCGAAGTAGCCCGCGCCATGGCCTCGATCGAACGTGCAGGCATCACCAAGTTGTCGGTGATTACTGCCAAATAG
- a CDS encoding DUF1330 domain-containing protein — MKAYWIANVDVTDPKQYSEYTQRAPAAFELFGGKFMARGGRSEAVEGRDTPQRTVVIEFESYEQALACYRSAEYQEAMRHRLGVAKAEIVIVEGV, encoded by the coding sequence ATGAAGGCTTATTGGATTGCAAACGTGGACGTAACCGACCCTAAGCAGTACAGCGAATATACCCAGCGAGCGCCAGCGGCATTTGAATTATTTGGTGGCAAATTCATGGCTCGTGGTGGGCGTTCCGAAGCCGTCGAAGGCCGCGACACGCCGCAACGCACGGTTGTGATTGAGTTTGAATCGTATGAGCAGGCTTTGGCCTGTTATCGCTCGGCCGAGTATCAGGAAGCGATGAGGCATCGCCTGGGTGTGGCGAAGGCCGAGATCGTGATTGTCGAAGGGGTTTGA
- a CDS encoding ABC transporter ATP-binding protein yields the protein MSAVIKDSAQHDPKTLVSLCNLNKHYGDFAAVDNIDLDIQDGEFLTFLGSSGSGKSTTLSMLAGFETPSSGEILVGGKSLVNVPPHKRDIGMVFQRYSLFPHLSVRDNIAFPLAIRKLPAAERDKRVDAMLKLVQLEQFAHRRPSQLSGGQQQRVAIARALVYEPRILLMDEPLGALDKKLREDLQDELRQLHRRLGITIVYVTHDQEEAMRLSQRIAIFSHGKIVGLGTGYDLYQNPPNAFVASFLGNSNFLKLKAQGNAVATFEGNPLSIRLTSGLKTDQDVLLMIRPEKAQALSTQQAEATPLEHGWNEVTAKVTEVLFLGESQTCAVVTSGGTAMTVKALSATGLQLKAGDTVRVRWATADACIYTQWAESDLNKAAGAH from the coding sequence ATGAGTGCAGTGATCAAAGACAGCGCACAACACGACCCGAAAACCCTGGTCAGCCTGTGCAACCTGAACAAGCATTACGGCGATTTCGCTGCAGTGGACAATATCGACCTGGATATCCAGGACGGCGAGTTCCTGACCTTCCTGGGCTCCAGCGGCTCGGGCAAGAGCACCACACTGTCGATGCTGGCAGGGTTTGAAACACCCAGCTCGGGAGAAATCCTGGTAGGTGGCAAATCCCTGGTGAACGTGCCGCCCCACAAGCGGGATATCGGCATGGTGTTCCAGCGCTATTCGCTGTTTCCGCACCTGTCGGTACGCGACAACATCGCCTTCCCGCTGGCCATCCGCAAACTGCCGGCGGCCGAGCGCGACAAGCGTGTGGACGCCATGCTCAAGCTGGTGCAACTGGAACAATTCGCCCATCGCCGCCCTTCGCAACTGTCCGGCGGCCAGCAGCAACGTGTGGCCATTGCCCGGGCGCTGGTTTACGAACCACGCATTCTGCTGATGGACGAACCTCTGGGCGCTCTGGACAAGAAACTGCGTGAAGACCTGCAGGATGAACTGCGGCAACTGCATCGTCGCCTGGGCATCACCATTGTCTACGTGACCCACGACCAGGAAGAAGCCATGCGCCTGTCTCAGCGCATCGCGATCTTCAGCCATGGCAAGATCGTCGGCCTGGGCACCGGCTATGACCTTTATCAGAACCCGCCCAATGCCTTTGTCGCCTCGTTCCTGGGCAACTCGAACTTCCTGAAGCTCAAGGCACAGGGCAATGCGGTGGCGACGTTTGAAGGCAATCCCCTGTCGATCCGTCTGACTTCAGGCCTGAAAACCGATCAGGACGTGTTGCTGATGATACGTCCGGAGAAAGCTCAGGCCCTGAGCACTCAACAGGCCGAAGCCACCCCACTGGAGCATGGCTGGAACGAAGTCACGGCAAAGGTGACGGAAGTCTTGTTCCTGGGCGAAAGCCAGACCTGTGCGGTCGTCACTTCAGGCGGTACCGCCATGACCGTCAAGGCGCTTTCAGCCACCGGCTTGCAACTGAAAGCCGGTGATACCGTCCGCGTCCGCTGGGCCACAGCCGATGCCTGTATCTACACCCAATGGGCAGAAAGCGACCTGAACAAGGCGGCTGGGGCTCATTGA
- a CDS encoding ABC transporter permease has product MAGQVKMTAIASRQPNPAGGASSTAGAACTKAVKMQPKTSLSQRWRGSRNLLPALLFLGLFFFAPLIGLLLRGVLEPTPGLGNYEQLFANSAYARVLFNTFSVAGLVTLFSVLLGFPLAWAITLVPRGWGRWILNIVLLSMWTSLLARTYSWLVLLQASGVINKTLMAMGIIDQPLEMVHNLTGVVIGMSYIMIPFIVLPLQATMQAIDPMVLQAGSICGASPWTNFFRVFLPLCRSGLFSGGLMVFVMSLGYYVTPALLGGAQNMMLPEFIVQQVQSFLNWGLASAAAALLILITLVLFYFYLKLQPESPVGASNAR; this is encoded by the coding sequence ATGGCTGGTCAAGTAAAAATGACGGCTATTGCTTCCCGTCAACCCAACCCGGCCGGTGGTGCGTCAAGCACCGCTGGCGCGGCTTGCACCAAGGCAGTGAAGATGCAGCCAAAAACGTCTTTGTCACAACGCTGGCGCGGCAGTCGCAACCTGCTCCCGGCACTGCTCTTTCTGGGGCTTTTTTTCTTCGCACCACTGATAGGCCTGTTGCTTCGCGGTGTGCTGGAACCCACTCCGGGCCTGGGCAACTACGAACAACTGTTCGCCAACTCCGCCTACGCCAGGGTGTTGTTCAACACGTTCTCGGTGGCGGGTCTGGTCACCCTGTTCAGTGTGCTGCTGGGTTTCCCGCTGGCCTGGGCGATCACCCTTGTGCCACGCGGCTGGGGCCGCTGGATTCTCAATATCGTGCTGCTGTCGATGTGGACCAGCCTGCTGGCCCGCACCTACTCCTGGCTGGTATTGCTCCAGGCTTCAGGGGTCATCAACAAGACACTGATGGCCATGGGCATCATCGATCAGCCGCTGGAGATGGTGCATAACCTCACAGGCGTGGTGATCGGCATGAGCTACATCATGATTCCGTTCATCGTGCTGCCGTTGCAGGCGACCATGCAGGCCATTGACCCGATGGTGTTGCAGGCCGGCTCCATCTGCGGTGCAAGCCCGTGGACCAACTTCTTCAGGGTGTTCCTGCCACTGTGCCGCTCGGGGCTGTTTTCCGGTGGTCTGATGGTGTTTGTGATGTCCCTGGGTTACTACGTCACCCCCGCTCTGCTGGGTGGCGCACAGAACATGATGCTGCCCGAGTTCATCGTCCAGCAGGTGCAGTCCTTCCTGAACTGGGGACTGGCCAGTGCCGCAGCCGCACTGCTGATCCTGATTACTCTGGTGCTGTTCTACTTCTATCTCAAGCTCCAGCCGGAATCCCCGGTCGGCGCCAGCAATGCGAGGTAA
- a CDS encoding GntR family transcriptional regulator produces MKRLPLDDNFKVNRNPVTLREIVLDKLRSAIMNFQLLPGDRLVERDLCDRLGVSRTSVREALRHLESEGLVEFADAKGPRVAIITLEDACDIYELRCVLEGLIVQLFTLRAKAKDIRALEKALEENRKALDDGELQQVIDSVQSFYDVLLEGSGNHIAATQLRQLQARISYLRATSVSQINRRGASSKEMEHIVEAIKSGDPLAAHKASVDHVRNAAAVALEYLKSKQDDDAKVRDIIAPIAIKEPRIGR; encoded by the coding sequence ATGAAACGCCTGCCACTCGACGACAACTTCAAGGTCAATCGCAATCCCGTTACCCTGCGCGAAATCGTGCTGGACAAACTGCGCAGCGCAATCATGAACTTCCAGCTTCTGCCGGGTGATCGTCTGGTCGAGCGAGATCTGTGTGATCGTCTCGGGGTCAGCCGGACCTCGGTGCGTGAAGCCTTGCGCCATCTGGAGTCCGAAGGTCTGGTGGAGTTCGCCGACGCCAAGGGGCCGCGGGTCGCGATCATCACGCTGGAAGATGCCTGCGATATCTATGAGCTGCGTTGCGTGCTCGAAGGGCTGATCGTGCAGCTTTTCACCCTGCGAGCCAAGGCGAAAGATATCCGTGCCCTGGAAAAGGCCCTCGAAGAGAACCGCAAGGCCCTCGACGATGGCGAGTTGCAACAGGTCATCGATTCGGTACAAAGTTTCTACGATGTACTGCTCGAAGGGTCTGGCAATCACATCGCCGCCACCCAGTTGCGTCAGTTGCAGGCTCGCATCAGCTACCTGCGGGCCACCTCGGTGTCACAGATCAACCGCCGCGGTGCCAGCAGCAAGGAAATGGAACACATCGTCGAAGCCATCAAGAGCGGCGACCCGCTGGCGGCCCACAAGGCTTCCGTCGATCACGTGCGCAACGCTGCCGCTGTGGCGCTGGAATACCTGAAATCCAAGCAGGACGATGACGCCAAGGTCCGCGACATCATTGCTCCGATTGCCATCAAAGAACCCCGAATAGGACGCTGA
- a CDS encoding NUDIX hydrolase, with protein MPAPRFCPQCGSADLDQRIPPGDTHARLMCGSCNYIHYVNPKIIAGCIIEQEGKYLLCQRAIAPRPGTWTLPAGFMESGETTEQAALREVWEESGVRAEIISPYSIFSVPKISEVYIVFRAIALEITGQFGPETLDYKFFAPEDIPWDSIYYPAIRQILERYIAECQAGVYGLYMGNDDTGKVHFIR; from the coding sequence ATGCCCGCACCGCGCTTTTGTCCGCAATGTGGCAGTGCCGATCTCGATCAGCGCATCCCACCGGGCGATACCCATGCGCGGCTGATGTGCGGCAGTTGCAATTACATTCATTACGTCAATCCGAAGATCATTGCCGGCTGCATCATCGAGCAGGAAGGCAAATACCTGCTGTGCCAGCGGGCAATCGCGCCACGCCCCGGCACCTGGACGCTACCGGCCGGTTTCATGGAGAGTGGCGAAACCACCGAACAGGCCGCCCTGCGGGAAGTCTGGGAAGAAAGCGGCGTACGCGCAGAAATCATCTCGCCCTACTCCATCTTCAGCGTGCCGAAGATCAGCGAGGTGTATATCGTCTTCCGCGCCATAGCCCTGGAAATCACCGGCCAGTTCGGGCCGGAGACCCTGGATTACAAATTCTTCGCCCCCGAAGACATCCCGTGGGACAGCATCTACTACCCTGCCATCCGGCAAATCCTCGAACGTTATATCGCCGAGTGTCAGGCCGGGGTGTATGGCCTGTACATGGGCAATGACGACACCGGCAAGGTGCATTTCATTCGGTGA
- a CDS encoding ABC transporter substrate-binding protein, giving the protein MVLNKRATAALAAGILAISSLTAMAAESVNFVSWGGSTQDAQKQAWATPFTKASGINVVLDGPTDYGKLKAMVESGNVQWDVVDVEADFALRAASEGLLEPLDFTTIKRDRIDPRFVSDHGAGSFFFSFVLGYNESKVGAKTPQDWSAMFDTKTYPGKRALYKWPSPGVLELALLADGVAPDKLYPLDLDRAFKKLDTIKKDIVWWGGGAQSQQLLASGEASMGQMWNGRVYALQQDGAPVGVSWKQNLVMADFLVVPKGAKNKEAAMKFIAEATSPKGQADFSNLSAYAPVNLDSIPRLDSTLAPNLPTAYASDQITLDFAYWAKNGSDIATRWNEWLVK; this is encoded by the coding sequence ATGGTGTTGAACAAACGAGCAACTGCAGCTCTTGCTGCCGGCATTTTGGCTATCTCGAGTCTCACAGCCATGGCCGCTGAAAGCGTCAACTTCGTCAGTTGGGGTGGTTCTACCCAGGACGCACAGAAGCAGGCCTGGGCAACGCCTTTCACCAAAGCCAGCGGTATCAACGTTGTGCTGGATGGCCCTACCGACTACGGCAAACTGAAGGCCATGGTTGAAAGCGGCAACGTGCAATGGGATGTCGTGGATGTGGAAGCCGACTTCGCCCTGCGTGCCGCCAGCGAAGGCCTGCTTGAACCCCTCGATTTCACCACCATCAAGCGTGACCGGATCGACCCTCGCTTTGTGTCTGACCACGGCGCCGGCTCGTTCTTCTTCTCCTTCGTACTGGGCTACAACGAAAGCAAGGTAGGCGCCAAAACCCCGCAAGACTGGTCTGCCATGTTCGACACCAAGACCTACCCCGGCAAACGCGCCCTGTACAAATGGCCGAGCCCCGGCGTACTTGAGCTGGCACTGCTGGCCGATGGCGTAGCCCCTGACAAGCTCTACCCGCTGGATCTGGACCGCGCCTTCAAGAAACTCGACACCATCAAGAAAGACATCGTCTGGTGGGGCGGCGGCGCTCAATCCCAGCAACTGCTGGCTTCGGGTGAAGCGTCCATGGGCCAGATGTGGAACGGTCGCGTCTACGCCCTGCAACAGGATGGCGCTCCAGTGGGTGTGAGCTGGAAGCAGAACCTGGTCATGGCTGATTTCCTGGTCGTCCCCAAAGGCGCCAAGAACAAGGAAGCTGCCATGAAGTTCATCGCCGAAGCGACCAGCCCCAAAGGCCAGGCCGACTTCTCGAACCTGAGCGCCTATGCACCGGTCAACCTGGACAGCATACCGCGCCTGGATTCGACGCTGGCGCCGAACCTGCCGACCGCCTATGCATCAGACCAGATCACTCTCGACTTCGCATACTGGGCCAAGAACGGCTCTGACATTGCGACACGGTGGAACGAATGGCTGGTCAAGTAA
- the ribBA gene encoding bifunctional 3,4-dihydroxy-2-butanone-4-phosphate synthase/GTP cyclohydrolase II — protein MAFDRIEDIIEDYRQGKMVLLVDDEDRENEGDLLLAADLCTPQAISFMAREARGLICLTLTDEHCQRLGLEQMVPSNGSVFATAFTVSIEAATGVSTGISAADRARTVQAAVNPEACADDLVQPGHIFPLRAREGGVLTRAGHTEAGCDLARLAGLTPASVIVEVMNDDGTMARRPDLELFAEKHGIRIGTIADLIHYRLSTEHTVVRIGERELPTVHGTFRLFSYEDRIEGGVHMAMVMGDIQRDYPTLVRVHVVDPLRDLVGAEYTGPANWTLWAALQKVAEEGRGVVVVLANHESSQALLERIPQLTQPPRQYTRSQSRIYSEVGTGAQILQDLGVGKLRHLGPPLKYAGLTGYDLEVVESIPFTG, from the coding sequence ATGGCGTTCGATCGCATCGAAGACATCATTGAAGACTACCGTCAGGGCAAGATGGTCCTGCTGGTGGACGACGAAGACCGGGAAAACGAAGGTGACCTGCTGCTTGCTGCCGACCTCTGCACACCTCAGGCCATCAGCTTCATGGCCCGCGAAGCACGCGGCCTGATCTGCCTTACCCTGACCGACGAACATTGTCAGCGCCTGGGGCTGGAGCAGATGGTGCCCAGCAATGGCAGCGTATTCGCCACGGCGTTCACGGTTTCCATCGAAGCCGCAACAGGCGTCAGCACCGGTATTTCTGCCGCCGACCGAGCCCGCACCGTCCAGGCTGCCGTCAACCCAGAAGCCTGTGCCGACGACCTGGTACAGCCCGGCCATATTTTCCCGCTGCGCGCCCGCGAAGGCGGCGTGCTGACCCGCGCCGGTCACACCGAAGCCGGCTGTGACCTGGCCCGTCTGGCAGGCCTGACGCCTGCGTCAGTGATCGTGGAAGTCATGAACGATGACGGCACCATGGCCCGCCGCCCCGATCTGGAACTGTTCGCCGAAAAACATGGTATCCGCATCGGCACCATTGCCGACCTGATCCATTACCGCCTGAGCACCGAACACACTGTGGTACGCATCGGCGAACGCGAGTTGCCCACGGTTCATGGAACCTTCCGCCTGTTCAGCTACGAGGACCGGATCGAAGGTGGTGTACACATGGCCATGGTCATGGGCGACATCCAGCGCGATTACCCGACCTTGGTGCGAGTACACGTGGTTGATCCACTGCGCGACCTGGTAGGTGCCGAGTACACGGGCCCAGCGAACTGGACCCTGTGGGCCGCCCTGCAGAAAGTCGCCGAAGAAGGTCGCGGCGTGGTCGTGGTACTGGCCAATCACGAGTCCTCCCAGGCACTGCTGGAGCGTATCCCGCAACTTACCCAGCCGCCGCGTCAGTACACCCGTTCCCAGTCGCGCATTTATTCTGAAGTCGGCACTGGCGCACAGATTCTGCAAGACCTTGGCGTGGGCAAACTACGCCATCTGGGCCCTCCTCTCAAATACGCAGGACTGACCGGATACGATCTGGAAGTGGTTGAAAGTATTCCCTTTACTGGCTGA